In Oceanobacillus sp. FSL K6-2867, one DNA window encodes the following:
- a CDS encoding LCP family protein, with amino-acid sequence MNKSMLKKTVLIVVIVLIVGAAAIGSYAWKLFSSAMTNIQEEIDYKRSDEQLQGTDLAEGHPISVLLMGIDEPERKDDIYRRSDTLIYLTLNPQTKSTHMVSIPRDTLTEIVGHGTEDKINHSYAFGGTAMALRTVEKFLGAPIDYYVKVDMRGFQDIVDTVNGIDVTNPFEFTQGNFTFEEGPIHLGGEEALSYIRMIKEDPKGDFGPQKRQRQVIQALLEKGTTIPGLTSSISNLEEIITTVEDNVRTNLDLKEMWDIQKNYSDALNHIEEHEIVGEEIEKNKTFYYVPDESEMERLSEELNGQLWR; translated from the coding sequence ATGCATGGAAATTATTTTCGTCTGCCATGACAAATATTCAGGAAGAAATTGATTACAAAAGATCAGATGAACAACTGCAAGGCACCGATTTAGCAGAGGGACATCCGATATCTGTTTTACTGATGGGGATTGATGAACCGGAAAGAAAGGATGACATTTATCGTCGTTCAGACACACTCATTTACTTAACATTAAACCCACAAACTAAATCAACCCATATGGTCAGCATACCTCGTGACACATTGACTGAAATTGTTGGACATGGAACGGAAGATAAAATCAATCATTCTTATGCTTTTGGAGGCACAGCAATGGCACTAAGAACTGTGGAAAAATTCCTGGGCGCTCCGATTGACTACTATGTAAAAGTAGACATGAGAGGGTTTCAGGACATTGTTGATACGGTTAATGGCATAGATGTAACAAACCCTTTTGAATTTACGCAAGGAAACTTTACTTTTGAAGAAGGCCCTATTCATTTAGGAGGGGAAGAAGCTTTATCTTATATACGTATGATAAAGGAAGATCCAAAAGGAGACTTCGGACCTCAGAAAAGACAGCGACAAGTAATCCAAGCACTGCTAGAAAAAGGGACAACCATTCCAGGTTTAACATCTTCCATTTCTAATCTTGAAGAAATTATTACAACTGTTGAAGATAACGTCCGAACAAACCTGGATCTAAAGGAAATGTGGGACATCCAAAAGAATTACAGCGATGCGCTTAATCATATTGAAGAGCATGAAATAGTAGGGGAAGAAATAGAAAAAAATAAAACCTTTTATTATGTACCTGATGAAAGTGAGATGGAGCGGCTTTCTGAGGAGCTGAATGGGCAGTTGTGGAGATAA